One stretch of Oncorhynchus gorbuscha isolate QuinsamMale2020 ecotype Even-year linkage group LG21, OgorEven_v1.0, whole genome shotgun sequence DNA includes these proteins:
- the LOC124008871 gene encoding ras-related protein Rab-38-like, translating into MQQQRLLKVLVIGDLGVGKTSIIKRYVHQIFSQHYRATIGVDFALKILNWDHKTVVRLQLWDIAGQERYGNMTRVYYREAVGALVVFDMTRASTFQAVLKWKSDLDSKVALGNGRPIPAVLLGNKCDQLSTGLCSKLPKLENFTRDHGFVGWYETSAKDNTNIDAAIMCLVESIMAVEEERSSDGDTRDPSVLLLPRFDYNMKERTGGPGCDGCNKKITLPGRREMGDI; encoded by the exons ATGCAGCAACAACGCTTGCTCAAGGTCCTGGTCATCGGTGACTTGGGTGTCGGCAAGACGTCTATAATCAAGCGTTATGTACATCAGATATTCTCTCAACATTACCGGGCCACCATAGGAGTAGACTTCGCTCTCAAAATCCTCAATTGGGATCACAAGACGGTGGTGCGTCTGCAGTTGTGGGACATAGCCG GCCAGGAGCGCTATGGCAACATGACGCGAGTGTACTACCGTGAGGCTGTGGGTGCATTGGTGGTGTTTGACATGACCCGAGCCTCTACCTTCCAGGCTGTCCTCAAGTGGAAGAGCGATCTCGACTCCAAG gttgcTCTGGGTAACGGGAGGCCAATTCCGGCCGTCCTATTGGGTAATAAGTGTGACCAACTGAGCACTGGTCTCTGCTCCAAACTGCCCAAACTGGAGAACTTCACCAGAGACCACGGCTTTGTGGGGTGGTACGAGACCTCAGCCAAG GACAACACCAACATCGATGCGGCCATCATGTGTTTGGTAGAGAGCATCATggcggtagaggaggagaggtcgTCAGATGGAGATACTAGAGACCCCAGTGTCCTGCTCCTACCACGCTTTGACtacaatatgaaagagaggacaggggggCCAGGGTGTGATGGGTGTAATAAAAAGATTACTCTGCCGGgacggagagagatgggggatatctga